The genomic window gtgctggggtcacaggaatGAATCCCCATGCCCAGCTATTAATGTCttcaaagagagaaaaactaATATTCTAGGCAGATCATTTAAATTCAAATGGAAGACATTTActattaattcttttattttcagagctgaggactgaacccaggaccttgcacttgctaggtaagcactctaccactgagctaaatccccaatccTTACTATTAATTCTTATTTAACTTTTATAATCCTTTTGAAAGTCAATGAAAcctgaaagtaaataaaaacaaacagtatAGGGGAAAAGTTCTCAGAACAGTGCCTAATGGAGTTAGGAAGTCATAGGATTGGCCCAGGAGAACCCCAGATGCCAAACTGGAGGTAGGGGCTCAGCAGGGAGCTGGCGTTGAGTGGGTTTTGGCCAGAGGAAGTGCAGGCAGTGCTTTCGGGAAATTTTGCTGAGGAGGCAAAGACTGAGAGAAAAAGAGCCAAATGACACAAGATGAGGGGGTGGGAATGCAAGGCTGAGAGgatttttggtgttgttttgttttaaagtgggAGGAACTGGAGGATATTTATAGACTGTGCGGAAGAGCTTGGAGGAGACAGAATTAAAGATGCCGGAAAGACAGAGGGCTACTCTGCAGGATAAGGTTCCCCCCAGGCACAACCTGGAACCCTTGGGACCTTCTTAGTGACTCCTGGCCCCCAGCCCTCCATCTTGTATTGCTGACTACAGTTACTTGTTTGAAAGGTGTTTGTAAGGCCATAAGAAGCCATAAAAACATAAAGATTAGAACAGGATCAGACCCCTGAGTACTAACAGCAAACACAATGGGGTTAATTATACAGAACTGGAAAGTTTTCTTGGGATTGGATTAGAAATTTAAGAAGGCAAGTATGTTAAACTTATTTCCAAGACAAGCTTGCTCTCTTCTACTCAAAATCAGTTGTGGTTTTAGTGGGGTCAAAAGGTAAAGGGGACTGATGGCTGATCGTTCCTAAGCAAGCCTGTGGGGATGTAATGGATGAAACAAACCTAACTGCAGGACCACAAGTCTTTTCTGTTGGCCTTACTCTCCTGTCatcaatattaaaaattatttgatgtTTTTTATACAGTATCTTTTCAGACAGTTTTAAAGCTTTGTATACAACTGTGATGTTAAAGGCTGTTTTGCAATTTAATGAAAGTGAAGAGATTTATTTTCCAAACAACACAGAGACGAGAGTGACAGCCTCAGATATGTGTTAGcttgattctgaaaaaaaaaaaaaaaaaaaaaaaaaaaaaaaaaaaaagttctaagtCACAAAAGGTCTGAGAAAGCTGGCACTGGGCAATTCAGGAATGGGTAAAGGCAAGGGAGCCCCCAGGAGTTGGCAGAACCCTGGGGGGCCGTTAGCCAGTAAGATGTGGTCTGGCAACTTCCTCCTATTGGTCTtgttcttccagaaaaaaaaaattgacttttctTAAGACcatggagttgggggaggggagatttgCTTTTCATTGTATTAACACTCAAGTGATGAAGATGAAAACTCAGTATCAAATTCAGAAGCATTTGGGTCTTCACCACTAGGAAGGGATCACAATAGTGGTGAGTAGAGACAGGGGTCTTTGGAGCTGGAAGCTAGTAACAAGTGGCCTGGCAGAGTTTAGGGGTCCAGGACCTCATGTTGCCTAAGAGGCTTGGTCAATTGAGAGGGAACTAGGATGAGAGCCCATCCTTTCCTGCACCTCCCTTCCCAGGCTAGTGGCCTAACTCTAGAACAATTCAGAGTTTCTGTGCCCTAAACTTTCTGgctaaagattgggaaaagaagacataaaatgtCCCACTAGCAATTAGTCCAGATTAGCCCAGCCTCTAATTTATACAGCCATCATCTCAGAAAAAGTGTGTAAAGGGACAAAAGAGGAAAACAGACAAAGGACTCAGGACCACTTGCAGAAGCAGCTGGGCTTGAACTAACCGTGAGATCCAAAATGAGATTGTAAGGACAAAGAGCTGAGTAGAACTTAGGCTGAGCTGAGGTGAAGGGCAGGAGACAGCGGGCATCCAAGTTTAActctggggaggaagaggataagGAGCAGAAGGGCCATCTTGGAACCACTCTAGCAAGCAGGGGTCTCAGGTTGAGGCAAAATGGAGGAATATAGagataggctctctctctctctctctctctctctctctctctctctctctctctctctctctctgtgtgtgtgtgtgtgtgtgtgtgtgtgtgtgtgtgtgtgtgtgtgtgtaaggcctGGAGTGGGGACAGAAAAGCTATGGAAGGACTATGGAAGGAGTGCCATATCTGAACTTTGAGTTTCCTAACCATGAGATGGACCCTGCAAGACTGTAGTAGGTGCTAATTATGCAGTGTTTAACACAGACCGCTGGCACCCATGGCTCCCAATAGGAAGCAGTAGCAGGGAAGACTAAAAAGCACTGTTTGGAATTTAAATATTCACATTGACATCAATACCTAAATCATACCAATTCTGAGGTTCCGTTGTATTCACATCAGAAaactcctttttctctctgagttaAGTTCAGCTGCCTCTAAGGCTGCCCATCCCTTACCCTGTACCCAACAGAAGGCAGGGAATGCAGGGATACACATTTCAAGAATCTAGAGCTGGCTGTTGCCTGCTGGGGGAACTAATCCCTCCCCAGGTTTCATGGTTCCACATTAAAACTTTCTAGCAGGTACCATTAGGCCATCTCCAACAGGTTCTACAGAGGGTTCAGTGTGGTAACACCATGCTCTCTGAAAGTCCTGATCCATGCCTTCTATGGTATTCAAGGTGGCAAATCCTTGAAGGACAAGTCTTAGTGTATTCATCTGTCTGGGAGGACATTGAGTCCTCCAAGAACCAGAACCAGGATTTCTGCCAGTGGGTTGAAGCCTCCCTGTAGACAGTGGAGTGTCAGCAACGCTATCCTGTTTTCTCTTCAGTGTGTGTTCTAACAACCTTACAGCTGCTCTGAGGGCAGTTCAGAACCCTAAATCCCCATGTTAGCACTCAAACACAGCTGCCCACACTTCCACACTTCCTCAGCAGTATAGGTCGTGAGGGCAGAAGCTAGGCCCGAGTCAGCTTAAGGATGCTGAGATGGACCCAAGGAGGGGTCCTTGAAGTGTAATCTGGAGACCCAGCAACTTCTCTGCAGAGGGCATCTAGCCAGCATAGCACCCTTAAGGACTGATCTATCTTTGTGCCCACAATGTCCTGGTTCCAGTGACAAGAACACCTGGCATAGAGTATGCTGTATGGTACTTCTACCCAAGCTATCACACAGAGGCTGTGGATCTGGCCAGCTTCCCAGGAAATGGAGGTCATGGACATGTGAAGGTTGATTCCCAAGGGCCAGGATGACCCTGGCTCCAGTGAGTTAGTCCCTCTAACTCAAGCTAGAGAGaaaggagcagagcagagagatagaaagaactaGAAACCAGAAATGAGGTATAAAAATCTGTATTTATATTACAATGACAGAATGACACAGCACAGCCCCATCTGTTAGACAGGTGGGATGGGGTCCCATTCCAGTCTGCAGCTCAGGTCTCATAACTCACCCACTGCACTGGCACCAGGCCCCTTGTGTAGCCCCAGACTCTGGCACGGAACCTGCCCTAGTGCCCTAGTTTAGAGGCCTGAGAACTTGCTTGCTGGCCTGGGATCAAGACCCTCTGTGCAGACACAAGGGGTGAGAGGCTAACTGACCCACCAGAGGCAGGGAAGGCTTGGGGCACACAGAAGGGTAGGGTCTGTCCAGCCACAGTTTGGTGCAAAACTCCATCTGCCTAGAAATGCAAGCTCAAGCACCTGCAGGTTAGAAATACAGAGGCAGGCCTAGGGCCCATATAGAGACAAAAAACCTCTGCGTCCTCTCCTGCTAGACCAGGTGGGCCTGCAGCAGATGGTGGGTCTGGTATGTCTGGATCACCTCCTAGTAAAGAGGTCCAAGCCTGAGCCTGGAGTTCCAGACTCTGTTGTAGAGCACCATATGGCTCACATGGACAGGCGCAGGTGGAGGACATAGCAGCAGCTATTTTGGTCCAGCTTTCTTCTACAGACACACAATAGCCTTGGCTGAATCCCATGGCTACCAGTGATGGCCATACTTTGTAAATGGTAGAGAGCAGGAGAGCGAGTAATAGACATTAACTCTTAGCACCAGCCCCCATGCCTATGGACCACCCCTCACATGCCTGCTAGTGGGAGGGGCAGCTGGCTAGCACCCCTGGGTGACTGAAGAGGCCAACTCCCAGGCTACATGGGATCCATAGCCTAAAAAGGCAAAGGGCTGAGCTGCCACAAAATTCAGCCAAGGGGGCCAATCTGGTCACCAGGAGTGGACTCTGCTGGCAGGGGTGGAAGCAGAATCTgaggtgctggagatggagcagGGAGTTGATGATAAAAGAATTCAGGACACATCAGGAGCCCTGGAGTTCTAGAGCCCTGAGGCAAAGCCTTTAAACAGAGCTCTGTCCTGTGCTAAGGGGTGGGTGTGCTCAGGACAAATGTCTGGGGGGAAATGCTCAGGCAGACACTGAAGCCCCGAGTTGGGCAGAAAATGTAGATAGAACCAGCTTTCTAAGATGTTGGGTATCTTTCTATTCCAGGGACTCCTACCCAGGCCTGCTGTCCACCTGTCATTTTGAGTGCCCGAAGAACAGGTTCTATGCCAGAGTTGTTTCCAGAAATCTTACTGTGCTATCAGTAGGTTTCCCACCCTAGGGTGCTCACTGGCATGACTGAAGATAAATAAGAATTTTCCCCACAGTTTGGAAATTGTTTACAAATGCACCAGAAGAGGTGGCAGGTGCTGCTGTGGGCTAGCCTGTGGCCACTACCCAAATATTGCTGTGTGGTGCCCCTAGAAACAAGGTCTTCTAGTTTTGAAAGGCCAACAGAAGCCTCCTGGCCAGGCTCGTACTACCTCCAGAACTACTATATTTATAAGCTGCCCATGGCTGACACTCCAGGCCCTTGCCCAAGTCCAGAGACCAGGCCCTATGCTAACAGGCCTGCTCTCCTGAACTTTCAGGCACAGTCACACTGCCAGTTACCATGAAGGCACCACTGGAGGCCAGGTCATAGCCCTGCAGGATACAGAATCAGCCATGGCAGCCACACAGGCATGTACATGTCCCTCCCAGGAGGATGCAGCTGCTGGGAGGAACTACCTGTAGGAAAGCAGTGAAGGGGGCACCTACCAGGAGGCCTGGCGCATCCCATAAGCCACAGGGGCATGCTGGTGGCAGTGGGTGGGGTGAGACAGGGAACACAAGGCACACTATGACAATGTGACAGAGGATGGGTCCCTGAGACACTGGGTTGCTCCCACCCATCAGCAAACAAGGACACAACAATGGCTAGGAAAATAGAGTACAAAAATTTCATACAGGAAATAGAGGAGGCACACTCATGTCCCTTGGCGAGTCTTCAgagcttttttctctttttaaaaatgtttctttttgtgttttgggTAAAGCCTCTGCCAGCTGAGGCTGCCCTGGGCAGGGCTCATGAGGCCCCTTCTGGGAGCTCCctgtcacactttttttttcttttttttcttttcttaagaaaGGAAGTTGAGAAAGCTTGGAGGACCCAGTGATTTCAGCTTGCTACCCAGCTTATTCCAGTCTCCTGCCAGGAAGAAAAGCCCTATTTCCTGTGCAGAGCAAGCAGAGCCATCTGGACTGGCCCAGGTGAGGAGGGGCCTGAGTAGAGTCAGGCACAGGTTAGGGGCCACCATTTCCAAGTGACCTCAGGCCAACTATCCCAAGACATACATTCTCCGACGTCCATGTGTATTTGTGCTTGTGGGTGTGAGCCTAGGCATTTATGTATACATCTGATGGTCCTAAAAGAGCAGAAGTCACCCAACTTGACTTGAGGTGGTCTAGCCAGACCCCAGGAGCATCCCCCCATGGCTCCTGACACCATGGAAAAGGAGGCCCAGATGCTCATCAAGTCCTACCCTTCAGATCCCTCTGTCCACACCTCAGAAGACTATGTGGatgtagatggatagatggatagacagacagcagcaccttcctgcctcccttcctccctccctccctccctccctcccttccttccttccttccttccttccttccttccttccttccttcctcagtccATTCCTCTCTCCTGGGATCCGATGTTGGGGTTCAAGCTCCCCATTGTGGTCATTAAGGCCCCTACACGGATCCTGCCGAGATTTGTAGAAATGATATTTAATACTTCTGGAATGATTAGGAATCTGAGAACAGATTGTGGACGGCTATGCTGGGCTCCAGGATGCGAGAGCCTGACCCTGCTTCTCTGCATGGGGTCTTGCCCTGCGGAGAAGGGGCAGGCAACTTGAGTCCTGACCGAAGGgtgggcaggcagaggcaggcagaccaggCAGCAGCTGTAGCTTCGAGAATGGCACAGCAGTAGGCCCATGACGAGGCTGGCTTCAGTCAAGGGAGGATTGGAAGGCTGAGACGCTTGGCTAGGTGAGCAGGCAGGTGGGCCAAGAAGCAAAGAACATGGAGCCTACGAAAGGCCAGGGCAGCCAGGCCGCCTGCAAGGGTGCCCATAGCTGCTGTCGCTGCAGCCACTGCTCTGTAGGCTGTAGTGGTCATCGGCATCACTGCTGCTGCCAACACTGTCCAGCTCCCCAGGGCCAAACTCCATGCCCTCTATATCCACctctgagagaacagagagaggatgGGTCAGGGCAGCCACTTCCAAGGAAGCCAGCCTGAGGCTCCCGAGTTAGAGCCCACAGTTCCCTTCTATGGAAGTGGAGCCTGGGTTGGGAGAGATAAAGGAGGTCCTTTGTACCCTGGAAGATGCTAGGATGCTTCCAGACAAAGTCTTGGGTTATGAACCCAGACACTGCAGCATGCTGCCCAGTGGTGAGTCATCCTCTCTCATAGCCTTCACATAGCCCTGTCATGGCCTCTGTGCCTCACTATGGGATTACTGTAGTACTGCCAGCAGTTAGCTCAGGTGGCATGGGCACCTTCTCACCACTAGCACCATCCCACCGTAGGCACTTCCTTGTTATCCTGGAATGTTGCAGATACCTACACCCAGAGGCCAGGATTGGGCTGCCCAGATCCTACCTTGCTTGCCTGGGCACTCACCTTGCTCTGAGTCATCTGTGGACACAGCAGAACCAGTGCTGTCAGTGCGCACTCGCTCTACACTCTGCACTGACAGCTGCTCCAAACGTCTCTTTAGGAAGCGATGCTCCCGCTGAAGCTGCTCCTTGATGCTCAGTGCCCTGCGGTCCTGCTCCTCCAGTTTCTGGGGATAGAGGGTGGTCTGTAAGCCCACAGCCAAGAAGTAGTCGTCTCATTTGGGCATAAGCACAGAAGCTTCACAGGCAGGATCCTTACCTATAACATGGGCTGCTAGACAGAGCCACAGGGTGCCCTGCCAAAGGCTTAATATACCCTTCCTCGCCGCAGTAAGGTGACCAGTTACTCAGCTTGGTCTTTCACATTCAGCCTGATGACTCGCTGTAGAATGCCCAGTGCTGCTAGCCAGCCCCAGAAAGTGGAAACACACAGACTTTCAAGCCCTGAAACAGTATCGTCCAAACTTTGGCAGGTGCCTCTCCTCAACCCTACTCATGAGAGTTCCACCTGCCCTCAGATGGGCTTTTCCCAAGTCTACCTGCTGCATCTGAGAATGGAACAGCATTCCTAAACCCTCCTGTGTGGGCCCACCTGAGACACTGTTGTTCTATTAAAACCCCAGGGCCTTGGGTATAACTCTTTCAAAGCTACTACCACCCAAGCAAGTCCACAGCTTGGAGGCAGAGGAGCCCCTCTAAGGGAACGAGACCCTGGATGACCCAGTGTCCAAATGTAATGTCCAAAGAACACTAAATAAGCAGATCTCAGTCTGAAGGCCTTGAGGGATTGCTCGGGTAATATCTCCCTCAGTGTAATGCCACACCAACTCCCAAGAAAAGCCTCTACCACCCCCGCTCTCTTTAACTGTTGCCTACTTCCAGTCAGACTGTCTATGAAGACATGCAGTGACACCTTGGCTCCTCCCTCAACTCCACCTCTTCTTCTAGCAGCTGGCCTTCCATAGCCCAGTCTTATATAGAACTATCTGTAACCTGTCTAGCCTGTCCAGCCAATTACACCATCTCCCTGCCAAACACCCCTCAACAAAACCCAATACAAGTCACATAACCTCAACATCACCAATCAGCTCCCATTGGGTCCCCCCATAAGCTCCTGACACGTACCTGTGAGGTGGTTCCACCATCCACCTCCAGGTCCTCTGAACCAGTGTTGCCTAAGGGTGGGGATGGCTGGGGTACATCAGGGTGACTGATGAGACACAGCATGCTTACCTTGATGTGCATCTTAGCACGCTTCAGGAGGCTCAGAGTAGTGTGGCGTGTGCTGTCAGGGCCCAGGGGTACCAGCTGCTTGAGCTGCTCCAAGTAGAGCCTGAGTTTAGCTCGTCTGAAAGAGCCAAAGACAGACTATCAAGCTAGGCAGCAAATCCCACACAACTATGGCTCATGTGACTGGTGCAAGGTGGAAAGTGGCAAGCCAGACCCTCCACAGGCTTCTGCACTGCTGTAGGCCTGCCTTTTGGCCTGGGAATTGCCCAGACTCTGCCTCAAGGCTGGAGTATCTGGATCCCTCTCCAGGAATTCCCTCTCGGCCTAGGTAATACTTGCCCTCTGGGGCAGCCTGCCACAGATACCTTTGTGGATATGGTGTCCACATGATTCCACAGGACCTAAGAGCCCAGGGAACAAATATCTGTATCACCTATTCTGTCTTATACAGTGTGTTCTATTCATTCTTCTTGTCACAAAACCATGAGGTGATAAGGATAAGGGGGTGCTGAGGACCAGCTCTCTTTGCCAAGTCTGTGGTCTCACTGGAAATTatctttttggatttttgttcCTGTATCTATTTGTGTGAATCTATTTTTTCACTAAACTGGAACCACATTCATAGTACTTGTTCATATGCTGCAGCACCTCCCTGCCTGGTCTCAAGGGGTAACTAAGTTCACTAAGTCCAGAGGCTATCTCTGACACTACCATGATATCAGGCACTGCTGCTATGTTAAAGGGGTAACTAAGTTCACCTCCAGAGGCTATCTCTGACACTACCATGATATCAGGCACTGCTGCTATGTCTGCACATTCTACCTGACCAGTATCTGCAGGAAACCAGTGTTCTGCCCGTGTAATGCCAGATCATGGAGCTAGCCAGGCCCTATAGAAAGCCAAGGTGGGTTTCTAAGTCAGTATGGCTTGCTTTGGACAGATTCTTAGAAGTGTAACTGGCAGAtcaggacagattttttttttttttttaaagaatttagcCTGCTGCCCAACTGGCCTCTCATGGCCGGCTAGTATCCACACATGCTCCTCCTTTAACAacatattattgttttttaatttgcctgcttgttttgtaaagacagagaaaagggggTGTGGAGCTGGGTGGTAGGGAGCTGGGGAAGGTCTGAGAGGAGATGGGAGGGAAACAAAGaggaatatactgtatgaaagaaatcaattttcaattaaaaaaaaaaaagagtggctcCATGCTGAAAGCTTCATCTGTCCCCTGGTCACAGAGCCCAAGCATACCACAGATTTCCTCAGACCTAAAGAGGCTCTGGAAAGACAGCAGGCAGGAACAGCCATTTCTCAGAGTGGGGGACCCTTGGGAACAGGAAGAAACTGTAGACAGATGTTAacagtcacatacacagaggGTGGGGTGCCACCCCTGGACATTATGCTTTTCAAACTGCACCCATTGCTGACAAAGCACTTTCTCACCTAGCATCCTGACCCAGCACCCTGAGGCCTAGAGGTCCTTTTGGTGAACTGGAGTTAGACCTTTGGAAGAACTTCTTAGACACAGGACCGAGGCTGGGCTTAGCCAGGAGGTAGGGTGTGAGTGAGAGCTGTGTAAACCCTAGCTAGATTCTGTTGCAAGGCCAGAGGATCTTCAGTCTCGCCATACACAGACAGGCTCCTGGCTCCATGCTATTGCATGCATGGTTACCCTGCCAGAGAGTCCATAACTCAGCTTCATTATTCCAGCACAGTGAGCATCCAACCCTAGGAACTGAAGGGACTAGAGAACAGAGCTGGGCTAGGGAGCAGAGGTGGAGCCTCCCCAGATAGATTCCATTGTTCTGAGGCCAGCTCTGGGATATGGCAGATGTAGGCCTAGGCCATTGAACCCTTCTCACCAGGTGTACTTGTTACATAGCAATTCCTACAACCACTTAATCATGTCAGCACCAATGGCTTCTTGGAAATTGACAGAAAGTGCAAACTTACAAGAAACAAAGTATTCCCAAGTTCCCTGTTTAGAGATGACCACACTGTTGTTTCAGTGTATCTATCTTTCCAGTCCATGAGTGTTAAAGTGGAAACATTAGGATACAGAACCACATATGTGACAAGTGACCCACTTTTgttgaaaaagtaaaaagagcaGACGCACACAAGAGACTCAACAGAACACAATGAAGCACAGGAAGCATGCATCTCCAGGGATGCGGCTGGCAACGTTTATTTCTTTAGCTTTgtgcttttctgtattttccaGGTTTTTCTATGCTTTTAAAAACCCCACATTTACTTTTACAATCAGAGAAAGACACGTTTGTACAAGAAAGAAACACAGCTGAAAGACAAACAACAGCAGGAACGCACTTGCAATACATATAAAAGACAAAACGTTAGTATTAGTGATATTTTGAGCTCATACACATCAAAAATAAAGAGTACTGCCTCCGTGTGGCAACGAGCAGAAGACAAAGGGCAAATCTCACATGAAAACAGACCCCATCCCACGAGGAATCAGGCAATAAAAACGCAAACAAATGAGCACatgctcactttctcctttgtaCCAAATGGAATATAAAGAGGTGGCTGGAAGTCGCTTAGTGGCACATAGGGACCTGTCACAGTTCCTGTGGGAGAAGCAGCACCACCTCTTTGGCTCAGACCGCTCAACAGTACTTGTGGTCTACTTCTAGAATCTGGGTTCTACAGAACCATCCCTGGGCATCTGAAGACTTAGCTCAACAATGCTCAGGTCAGAGGGAACCAGGGATCCAATGGCTGTGGGCCTCTATAGGTTCTGAGACCAGGGAGGCTATGGGTACATGGACACAGGTCTGGAGTACTTACATGGAACTGGGTGAAGATTCCAGGTGGGGAGAATGGGTAACAAAGGCCCTTTATCATCTCAGGGGCCTCCAGGTAACCAAGGATAAGGTCTCTGGGTGAGGTGCAGGGA from Arvicanthis niloticus isolate mArvNil1 chromosome 7, mArvNil1.pat.X, whole genome shotgun sequence includes these protein-coding regions:
- the Mxd4 gene encoding max dimerization protein 4 isoform X1; translation: MELNSLLLLLEAAEYLERRDREAEHGYASVLPFDGDFARKKTKTAGLVRKAPNNRSSHNELEKHRRAKLRLYLEQLKQLVPLGPDSTRHTTLSLLKRAKMHIKKLEEQDRRALSIKEQLQREHRFLKRRLEQLSVQSVERVRTDSTGSAVSTDDSEQEVDIEGMEFGPGELDSVGSSSDADDHYSLQSSGCSDSSYGHPCRRPGCPGLS
- the Mxd4 gene encoding max dimerization protein 4 isoform X2 gives rise to the protein MELNSLLLLLEAAEYLERRDREAEHGYASVLPFDGDFARKKTKTAGLVRKAPNNRRAKLRLYLEQLKQLVPLGPDSTRHTTLSLLKRAKMHIKKLEEQDRRALSIKEQLQREHRFLKRRLEQLSVQSVERVRTDSTGSAVSTDDSEQEVDIEGMEFGPGELDSVGSSSDADDHYSLQSSGCSDSSYGHPCRRPGCPGLS